The window GGGCAGCACTTTTGCAGTAGGTCTTCGTTTTATAAATTACAATTTCACgacaaagagaaataaaacaatctaCAATTGGAGTGTTGGTTCCACGATGAAACGAGGCTTGTGCTAAAACGTCCCACGGCGGGACGGATCCGTCATTTCACAGACTCAAGGAAGACACCGGTACGAggacgtggtgagggaggacaatgcaaaggacagggtgaagtggagacggttggctTGCTGTAGCGccccctcaggggacaaacaGAACCTACAGTCGTCCTCCACTCCCAGTCCCACGACTTTACAACTACctccaacagcagcaaaaaccaAGCCCGTCTCCGCTGCTGGGAGACGCCGTCAGCTTCCCGCCTTTGAATGTCTCCACGTTTCACCTACTGGCCCTTTAAGTGTGCTGCTAGTCTGTTACTCCCAACGCTCTCCGTGAGTCCGGAGAGTGAAACGCTGCCCTCTGGAGGTTTTACTTTAGCGTGCTTCAAACCTCCAGAACGCGTAAATATTTGTTCCGCTTTGGCCCCGATGACGTTTTTCTGTCCGATCATGTTTCGATTGAAATGGCTGAAACATTGACTTTCTGCTGCATTACCGATGATTCAGGTTGTTATTAGAGAAGCTTCGTCCGTCTCGGAGACGCCAGCTTGTCTCTGCTGAGGCCTGGGTGACGTCTCGGTGCCGCTGGAATGTAGTCTGGAGCGGCGGCGCCATTCACTGCGGACGGGGCCTTACAATCCGGTCTCTGTTGTTGTAGGGACATGCGTCACTTCCTTTGTCCATCTGAGGTTCTTGTCTGTGAAGTAAAACTGGAGGCTTTAAATCTGTTACAGTCCCAGCAGCAATGCTGCAGTACTTGTACAACTTCAAAGTGTTAGTCCCAGCAGCAATGCTGCAGTACTTGTACAACTTCAAAGTGTTAGTCCCAGCAGCAAGGCTGCAGTACTTGTACAACTTCAAAGTGTTAGTCCCAGCAGCAAGGCTGCAGTACTTGTACAACTTGAAGGTGTTACACCACCATGAGGTTCTTGTCCCTGTTCCACTGAGATACTGGCCACCTGGTGGAGGTTGTGGGCTCTATTCCTCGTGCCCGCTGtttgctccgccccctccctcatCCTGTCCCTCCATTAGTCCCCTTCAGTCACAGTTCCGAACCTTTTGTCCTCTGACAGACCCGGAAATGTCTTCCCTCAACATCTGTAGCGGTTCAGGAACACGGAGGTTCAACAAAAACGTTGTTGCTAGCGGCGACAGTCGGTCGTCCTTGTAAATGATGGTTCTCTGTCGAAATGAAGCAGCCAATTCGGGATGTTGACTTGTCTAACGTCTAAATGTCCCTTTCATGTGAAGTACTGGTGTTACTGTTGTAGTCTACATGTGATACTCTGTGGCAATGGCTATGGCTACTTTGtaagataataaaataacaatgttTGGTTATGTTGCTGTTCTCTGTTTTAATGGATCAAAGCTGCTGCTCTGGGGAACCGACGATCGGACCCCTACAAAGGGCCACACGGAATTCAGCTGAACCGTAACGTGCACGTTTAGTTCAGACTGCTACATCCGCTACCAAGTCCTCGTCGGCTTGAAAGGAGTTCTGTGTTGTTTTGCCTAAAATTAGTTCAAGAAATGATGGAGACTAACTTGAGCTGAGTCTGCAGCTCATTCCAAGACCAAGGGCCAAATAGGAGACTCTTTTTTCCAGCCTCAGTCCGGACACTTGGCACCTTGAAAAGAAGCCACCTGCTGGACCTGAGATTATATGAGCTATGAACAGGCGCAAACTTGGAGCAGATGTACGAGGGCAGCTCACCTAGAATGGCCTTATACACTAAAATATAGCAACGCTGCATCCGACCAGATTATATAACGTATAATGATGAGTCCTAAAGCCCGAACCTGAGATGTATCTCAGTGCAGCCTGGTAAAGGGGGTCAGGTTTGGCCAAGGTGGTGGGACAAGCAAATCTCCATGGTCGATCTGGGACAGGAATCAGATGGTGACCAGATGTTTACGTGAAGATTTAATCTATATAAGAAAGCTAGTGTAAACTCGAGTTTCCTAATCAGGTTATCAATatgaattttaaaatgtagatttttGTCCAGCCAGAAGCCTCGATATTTATATGTATCAACAAACTCAATGGAAAGACCTTCGAGGGTTTGAATAGAGAGCAAGGAGGCCACAGAGTGCACAAAGAGCATTgctttagcttagcatgaacGAGGGCAGAGAGGTAAAACCAGCCTGGAGTTTGGTCGTTGCTGCCTCCAAAGATGGAGCAATACAAGATACAGGACGtgtattatttattctatcatTGTGTATGTATCCATATAGCTGTTAAAacgttttttccattgttattagtgctgatttgagtgtttttagcagccggaacggattaaattattctcagttattttatatttgactCAAGTGATTTGAGTTAGGAGCTCGGCCCAGGAACGGATTATACTCGGATACTgcgtatatatattttcctggGTGGGCCTGTGCCCGCTCAAACGCAGCCGTAGCTCCGCACCTGGTTCATGTgaattgggggggaaaaaagaaacgaaaatCCCATAATGCATAGCGGTCCGCTGCTTTTTCAAGTGTGCGCGAGCCTCCGCCTTCCTTTCTCGCTGGGGCTCCTTGCTGGTCGGGCGAAGAGCCGCTAGCACGGAGAGCCGCTAGCACGGAGAGCCGTAAGCACGGAGAGCCGTAAGTACGGGGGGCCGCTAGCACGGAGAGCCGCTAGCACGGAGAGCCGTAAGTACGGAGAGCCGTAGGCACGGAGAGCCGCTAGCACGGGGGGCCGCTAGCACGGGGGGCCGCTGGCACCGAGAGCTTTCAGATGTAGTAAATGATAAATCGCAGCGCGCTCTGCTGGCAGAAGGTTTATGCTAGTTTTATTAGCATTACATTCTAAATCCAGCGCTCTGCCGTGCAGCAGGAAGTTTACAGTGGAAGCGATGACGTCAGAGTACGCGCGTCGTGTTAATGCTGGTAATGTAACGTGATAATTGGGGCAGCCAGGGGTCGCTGTTCAGGCCGGGGGTTGCGTGGACCCTTCTGAGCTCAGTCCACGTGACTCTGTAGCACCACGTGATTCCACACGAGGGAGTCTGAGCTGAACACGTGACTGGATGCATCAGTGGTTGTAGGGGGGGCGGCTCTACTAACATacatgtgtcccccccccccccacagagaccAGCGGCCCGGTGGCCTGCAGGGCGGCGCTGATGCAGGCCTCTACACCCCCCGGCGCTCCGTGGTgagtccccgtccccccccccggctaccGTCCCCACCCAGTCGTGTACTGTCATGGCCGAGACCAGTCTCTGCTGTGGAATCTGGTACTGGGAGAGAAAAGCAGGACTTTGGCACAGGAACCAGTAACGACCGTTTACCAGAACCTGACTGAAGTCCTGAAACACGCAGTGTCCTAGTGTGTCCTACTGGTGTCCTGATGCTCGTCCCTCTGGGTTCTTGTGTCCTACTGGTGTCCTGATGCTCGTCCCTCTGGGTTCTTGTGTCCTACTGGTGTCCTGATGCTCGTCCCTCTGGGTTCTTGTGTCCTGGTGCTCGTCCCTCTGGGTTCTTGTGTCCTACTGGTGTCCTGGTGCTCGTCCCTCTGGGTTCTTGTGTCCTACTGGTGTCCTGATGCTCGTCCCTCTGGGTTCTTGTGTCTTGGTGTGTCCTACTGGTGTCCTGATGCTCGTCCCTCTGGGTTCTTGTGTCCTACTGGTGTCCTGATGCCCGTCTCTGCTCCTAGTGTCCCTCTGGATTCTGCTGCTGGAGACGACCCGCTGACTGAAGGCCTGAGACGTTGGCGTCCCCaaaatggtttgtttgtttgttgcaggTTCAGCTACGGTCATTAAACTGGTGAAAGCTCAGCGAGTCTGTCTCAGTTACTATTGAACGCTGCTCTGAGACGGGCCTGTCCTCGGTCCGTCCTGCTGCTTGTCCCACTCGACAGACACTCAACAGCCTCCGTGCCTCCTGCGTGATCAATTAGCTGATGTATATGGATAAGACCAAGGTCAGGATGTGTGTCCCTCCTTTCTGGTGTAAAGGGTTAATATAACTAATACTAGAGTGCAGTATAGAGGTGTTGGTTGGTAACTTAAAAGTAGTTCTGACTCTTCCGAATGTCAAGAGTAACTTTATTCCACTCTGCTGACCCCTGAGATGGAATATCAATCAGCAAGTGGGTCGATGCACATCTTCTGTTCAATGCTGAACCATCtaatcagcatcattttgtGTATACGGaatcaatgattttaattaTGCAGCCCAGAAATAGTGTTTAAGGTTAGGAAGATTAAGGCCTCCCTCTTCCGTAAGTCCTTGGGagagttttatgttttattcGAGGGCGCTTTCCTTGCCATGAATTTTGAAATTGTCTAATCCTTCAAATGTTGATTTAGGTATTTAAATTGGTAgtttgaattaaatattaaaacctGGGTAGGACATTCATGCGAACCGATTCTAGGAGGGACGGGGGCAACGCAGACCAGCGATCCAAATCACTATTATATTAATTAGTCTGCCATAGTTTGAATCAAACAAATTGTCTAATGAGAGAGAGATACTGATGACCAGTACTTTAAACCGTTTTAAATCCGGTGAGATATTTCCCAACATCCGTGGCCTCCATTTTATCTACATTAATGTTATACCCTGAGGAATATGCGTACGATGCTAAGACAGGCTAGTTTAGTCATGAGAGTGAAGCCTTCAAAACTTCACAGGGACCAAGGACCCTGGATCAAAGGACAAGAACCTcagattaaaggacaagaaccctgaTGGAGAGAAGCAGTTATTGAGACCATATTCatggtgaatatatttattagaatgttagagcagtacaagtacagtcacacagtagcatgtattacagtacaagtacagtcaaacatccggtctaagaggagcatttctaaaaagcccttgcggtcttgtttccgtccTTCGTACtggactttctgcttgtcccctgaggggtcgccacggcaacccaacgttctccacttcaccctgtcctttgcatcgtcccccccaacaccagacaccctcatgggtcgtcctctagtcctgttccctggcagttccatcctcagcagtAGGATAATGTGACGCCACCGAAAACATGCAATAAAGGTGAATTAGTGACTGAATCGCTCGTTGGCTTGAATGTGGCTTGTCCGGTGTGAAACCTGAAGCCCCACCTGAAGCCCCACCTGAAGCCCCACCCGACCCTGAACAGGACAAGCGGTTCAGAACACGAAGCAATGAACGGCGGTGTCCTGTTGGTGGCGGTAGTGCTCCTCTAACGCTTGTTACCTACTGCCCGCGGGAACGAAAGAAGAAGAGGCGCTTCCGGTAGCCGGGATTCAAACAGTGGACGCGCTGGCTGTCACTGAACGGGCCATTCTGAGTGGAGTTACCGGGTCGGTCGCTCCGAGTGCGAGCAGCGAGCAGCTGGACGCCCCATAGCCGGGGCTAACGCCTACTAGCCGGGGCTAACGCCTACTAGCCGGGGCTAACGCCTACTAGCCGGGGCTAACGCCCCATAGCCGGGGCTGACGCCTACTAGCCGGGGCTAACGCCTACTAGCCGGGGCTGACGCCTACTGGCCGGGGCTAACGCCTACTAGCCGGGGCTAACGCTAGCATCATAATTTATGTTAACGCCTGCTTTACTTTCAGCCTGAAATCACTTCCCTTGGCTTCAGCTATGACGTCACATTCtgattagtttttgtttttataaaatacaTGTGCTGCTGAgaggctagctagctagctagcccaTTCTCTGACTGCTTTCTCGGTGAGTGAACTTTCAATCTACTGAATGTCagaaaaataagtaaattcatCAAATTCAAAGTTAGAAAAGTGTTTTTCTCATAAACAGCAGCAAATGATGATATTTAGCAAATGTCACGCTAATATGACGCGTTCGTGAACACAGACGCTTTTGTCTCGTCACTTTATTATTCATATCATTCTGTCTTTTATGATTAAAGTCATTCATCTTCTACttctttgcgggtcacgggagttgctggtgccgatcccagcttgctatgggttctctgggttcctccCACACTTAgcggtgggaggaacccggagaacaaCAGAAATCCAAAGGCCTGTTCTCCTCAGATGGCGGCTCAGGAGGAGATCCAGCGGCTGAGGAGTCGGCTGGAGGAGCGTGAGGAGCAGGTTCACCAGGCTGCCAGTGCAGGCCTGGAGCTCCTCAACCAgcaggtggagctgcagagcagGCTGGATGAGCAGAGAGTGGAGATGAGCGACGCGCTGGAGGTAGAATCGGCTCTCCGCTTTATTCAGGAACCTGTCAAGGGGCGGGGCAGCTGTCAaaggggcggggcacaccctgctgtgaggcaacagcggcgaccactgcgccaccgtgctgtccTGACCTAAATGCATTCAAACAATTCCCCTCTGCTAGCAgcagaaagacaggaagcagcaatcTGTCCTCCGTAGCCATGGAAACAGGCCTGTTTGTTTCGTTGATGTTTGCACACTCACATATACAagctagctgttagcagcaCGGAGCCCAGTGGATTATTAAGGCCAGCCGCTTCCAGACCCTTAAATCGGTCTTGTcccccgtgtcccgtgtcccgtgtcccagGTCCTGGAGCAAGAGAAGTACTCCCTGCAGAAGGACGTGGAGCTGAAGACTCGGATGCTGGAGTCCCTGCAGACGGACTACGAGTGTGTGAAGAgccagcagaggcagcagcttcaggagcagcaggagcaacaAGAACATCAGGGGCGGAGCCACAACTCGGCCCTCACTGAGCTCAGCAACAAGGTCAGGCtttgtcatctgcaaacatcatattcagaagagcttcctgtctcacctcatctgttagtctatccatcaccatggcaacaaaaaggggctcagagctgatccctggtgcatcccacctctacactaaactcctgttactcctactgcacacttcagtACACACTACTGCTGTCCTAcctgtcctgaactactctgacgtACTTCTCTAACACTCCAGACTCTAgattcacctcatttgcatgcttttggaggaacccggagaacccggagagaacccattcACACACGAAGAGAACATAAACAGATATGATATCCAAACCAGACCTTTtagctgtgaggcagcagcgctaaccgCTGCGCGACCATCCCGCCCGAGATGTAAACGCGTGTTGCTAAAGCAGGTGAAGCAACAAGAACATTAATGCTgttggtcctggtcctggtcctggtcctggttctggtcctggtcctggtcctggttctggttctcagGCGAGGAGGCTGCAGTCGGCTCTGGAGGAGTCCCAGCTGAATGAGAAAcagctgaaacacaaactgGAGGCGCAGGCGGAGGCTCTGAAGCACAGAACGGAGGAGCTGCGGTCTCTGAGCGAGCACGCCCAGAGCTCCACGGCGTCGGAGGTGATGGAGCTACGGCTGAGGACGATGGATCAGGAGCACGTCAGGGTGAGGCCCGTCGGGGTGGGGCCCGTCGGGGTGAGGCCCGTCGGGGTGAGGCCCGTCCGGGTGAGGCCCGTCCGGGAGCGTCCACCGTGCTCCTCGGCcctgacctcctcctccctcggcCTGCTAGATGGAGTTGGAGCAGAACCTGCAGGACCTGCAGTACcgggagcagcagctggagctgacCAATAGAAGCCTGCGGCGCCACCTGCAGCAagtcacagaggaggaggaggagcggcagaaGGAGGCCGTGTCCTGCTTCAATGCGCTGGAGGTGAATCTCGACGCGTTATGAAGAAGCGGCGTGTCTTTCCCAGAGTCCCCGTCCCCCTCAGACAAACGAGGACACTGGGACACGGGGACTGACCTTCGAAGCCTTGATCTGGTAGCGCCCTGCAGCAGGTTAGCGTGACGGACGCTACAGAACGTTAGCGCCGCTGTGTCAGTGGAGCGGGAAGGACTGCGGTCCGTCCCGCCCTTTAACAGCGTGAGGGGACTCGTCCTGGCTGAGACTGACCCAAAACGTAGAACACCCAGAGGTTCTCCTCCGCCCGACGGCCTAATCTGGAACCTGACGCGTGTCTCAGTCTCGGTTCCTGCCTTTCACGGGTTTGTGTCTCTGGGCAGAAATCGCGCGAGGTGAACCGGGAACTCCAGATCCAGTTGGACCAGGTTTTGCAGCGGGCCCAGGATCCAAACAGCAGAGGGAGCTCCCTGTTCGCTGAGGTGCTGATGGCGCTTGGCTTTGGTTCAGGCCGGCTGCAGCTCTGGATGAAAACATGCGTCTCCTTCTTGTCCAGTTGGAGGATAAACGAGCGGAGATGGAGCGACGGCTCCTCAGGATGAAGGTCCAGCATCAGTCCCTGCAGAACCAGCAGGCCTTCCggaaccagcagctgcagcgcatgAAGGTGCTGCACTGAGCGGCGTGCACAGGAACCGGGCCCGTGTTTGGGAGTCCACCATCAGCCAGGAACGTTCTGGTGCTGTTGCAGGTCCAGATCGCCTCCCTGATGCAGCTCCTGGGTTCCAGAGCAGACCCTGCTCAGCTGGAGCGGCTGCACGGCATGCTGGTCGAGAAGAACCGGGAGATCCAGAACCTGATGACCAAACTGCAGCGCCTGGAGAAGGTGGAGGTAGGAACCACGTCCCACAATTCAATGGGAGGAGCCGTGCGGTTtgtaactctgtgtgtgtgtgtgtgtgtgtgtgtgtgtaggccaCGTTTACATCCCAACAAGCTAGCCTCGCTCCGTCAGAGCGGGCCGATGTTCACGATGCAACCTACTACAGCGACCTGCTCCAGATGAAGCTGGACGGCGCCGTGTGAGTTACAGacgctgaggggggggggggggggggctttagcaTGGACAGTCCACCGGAGGGTCTCTCCGTGAGGGTCTCATGGTGAGCAGCAAACAGCCTGCCTGATCAGGAGACGCAGAAGAGACGTGCTAACAAACGGCCTCTCCCGTTGTCCTTGCTTGAGTGACTGTTCCTACTTTCCTCAGGAAGGACGTGGAGCGTCTCAAAGATGAACTTTCCCTGCAAAGGATGAAATCTCTGTCGGAGAGCCAGAGAGCTTTGGAGCTGGAGCGGAAGCTGTTCGCCTCTGAGCGGCTGTTCAAGCAGGTGCGTGAACCCGTTAGCTGCTGGTCACGTAGCAACGCCTCGGTAGCAACGCCTCGGTAGCAACGCCTCGGTAGCAGCGCCTCGGTAGCAGCGCCGCGGTAGCAGCGCCGCGGTAGCAGCGCTACCACACAATGAAAGCTTCCAACACTTTGATATTCTGCCAGCTCGTCCAATGGACATGAGCGACATTCAGAAACGCTTTCATCCTGCTCTCCAGGCTCAGAGTGAGATGATCAAGCTCCAGATACGAGTGGACGAGCTCCAGGACAAATATGAACCCAGCGGTAAGATCAACAGCACACCCAGACCAAGTTCTGGTCTGGACCCTGGTGTTCCGGGTGCAGGTTTAAGGAACTCAATCTGAGCCGGAGGTGTAACACTCGCACTTTAACGCTGTTTACGTGTCTCATGTTTAGAGACAAAGAAGGATGTGATccggaggaagaagaaagagaagcttCCCGTTGACGGCGCCCCCCCCTCTGAGCAGGCCGCTGTGGAGGTTGAGCAGCCGGATGTCTCGACCACCAAGCCTGCAGACCGTGAAGAACACGCCGCCCCTCCAGCAGA of the Brachionichthys hirsutus isolate HB-005 chromosome 6, CSIRO-AGI_Bhir_v1, whole genome shotgun sequence genome contains:
- the spdl1 gene encoding protein Spindly → MAAQEEIQRLRSRLEEREEQVHQAASAGLELLNQQVELQSRLDEQRVEMSDALEVLEQEKYSLQKDVELKTRMLESLQTDYECVKSQQRQQLQEQQEQQEHQGRSHNSALTELSNKARRLQSALEESQLNEKQLKHKLEAQAEALKHRTEELRSLSEHAQSSTASEVMELRLRTMDQEHVRMELEQNLQDLQYREQQLELTNRSLRRHLQQVTEEEEERQKEAVSCFNALEKSREVNRELQIQLDQVLQRAQDPNSRGSSLFAELEDKRAEMERRLLRMKVQHQSLQNQQAFRNQQLQRMKVQIASLMQLLGSRADPAQLERLHGMLVEKNREIQNLMTKLQRLEKVEATFTSQQASLAPSERADVHDATYYSDLLQMKLDGAVKDVERLKDELSLQRMKSLSESQRALELERKLFASERLFKQAQSEMIKLQIRVDELQDKYEPSETKKDVIRRKKKEKLPVDGAPPSEQAAVEVEQPDVSTTKPADREEHAAPPAEAVNATQGPEAEPRPVKCVRLSGDEPVVIPTSSSPVAAGSRMEETQQQNRGEERRRRRRRRRSVVEVMHVESEVTMENQCAQQ